From a region of the Blastopirellula marina genome:
- a CDS encoding alanine/glycine:cation symporter family protein, which produces MIASRRTFPWAVFTFVALMVALSCFLVSAQDAPPSDTPAAEDNAGEQSSSEATYPPPVNLVDQEPVPVLDRIDGAFGWIVGKMAATLFYKVAPEERQYVQENYVLYYVRDEGTDGPFQLAENSKLRKPEDMPDEVTEKEATAWVETGNAIKPASPSVPYRRGDLIRPGEDGKPRVRPVEYVKYIINDSAKYVLIPGKDGEPDSFRPVRKVRAALSTDPADWKSPEEIKQMAEHGELALDSAANGPQTPYLFTEYDGGVPLVVIWLAGGAVFFTVYFGFVNFWGVPHAITVVRGTYDDPNEPGEVTHFQALASALSATVGLGNIAGVTVAVTEGGPGAFFWMMLCGFFGMASKFVECTLGQMYREVKPDGTIQGGPMNYLVNAFEQFGLKPIGIVVSIVFAVMCVLASFGGGNMFQGNQAASQVLKMVQNSDIDQLDKVQQQLKTAAAAKDLEQIPVLQAQRTTLQNRVDGFERQFKIGFGIVMAILVGAVIIGGIKRIGAAASKIVPSMCIIYILACLWIILSNVTEIPSLVAMIFTEAFNPEAVRGGILGVIVLGVRRAAFSNEAGVGSAAIAHSAAKTDEPVREGFVALLEPFIDTIVVCSMTALVILITGAWNDPTLVHTKGFEGVELTSEAFKAQISWFPYVLTVAVVLFAFSTIISWSYYGERCWERLFGARSVMLYKAIFVGAVFLGPIFPLSNVLDFSDFMILSMAFPNIMGAILLAPTVKRALGEYWQKYKAGEFKKFK; this is translated from the coding sequence ATGATCGCAAGTCGACGAACTTTTCCGTGGGCCGTATTCACCTTTGTCGCATTGATGGTCGCACTAAGTTGCTTCCTCGTTTCGGCTCAGGATGCTCCTCCTTCAGACACACCGGCGGCAGAAGATAACGCCGGAGAGCAGTCTTCTTCGGAAGCGACCTACCCGCCGCCGGTCAATTTGGTTGACCAAGAGCCGGTCCCGGTACTCGATCGCATCGATGGTGCATTCGGCTGGATCGTCGGCAAGATGGCCGCCACGCTCTTCTACAAGGTCGCCCCTGAAGAGCGGCAATATGTCCAAGAGAACTACGTTCTGTACTATGTGCGTGACGAAGGAACCGACGGACCGTTTCAATTGGCCGAGAACAGCAAGCTTCGCAAGCCGGAAGACATGCCCGACGAGGTAACCGAGAAGGAAGCGACCGCCTGGGTCGAGACAGGCAACGCGATCAAACCGGCCAGCCCAAGCGTTCCGTACCGCCGTGGCGACTTGATTCGCCCAGGTGAAGACGGCAAACCTCGCGTTCGACCGGTTGAATACGTCAAGTATATCATTAACGATTCGGCCAAGTACGTTCTGATCCCTGGCAAAGATGGCGAGCCTGACTCGTTCCGTCCGGTCCGCAAGGTCCGCGCCGCACTGAGCACCGACCCAGCCGATTGGAAGTCGCCGGAAGAGATCAAGCAGATGGCCGAGCATGGCGAACTGGCTCTTGATTCGGCCGCCAACGGCCCTCAGACGCCTTACCTGTTTACCGAATATGACGGAGGGGTTCCCCTGGTCGTGATTTGGCTGGCAGGGGGCGCGGTCTTCTTCACCGTCTACTTTGGATTCGTCAACTTCTGGGGTGTTCCGCATGCGATCACCGTTGTCCGCGGTACCTACGACGACCCCAATGAACCAGGCGAAGTGACGCACTTTCAGGCATTAGCCTCGGCACTTTCGGCCACCGTCGGCCTGGGTAATATCGCCGGCGTTACCGTAGCGGTTACAGAAGGGGGGCCAGGCGCGTTCTTCTGGATGATGCTGTGCGGCTTCTTTGGTATGGCCAGTAAGTTTGTCGAATGTACGCTCGGCCAGATGTACCGCGAGGTCAAACCTGACGGCACCATCCAAGGTGGCCCGATGAACTACCTGGTCAACGCCTTCGAGCAGTTCGGTCTCAAACCGATCGGCATCGTGGTTTCGATCGTCTTCGCGGTGATGTGCGTGCTGGCCAGTTTCGGCGGCGGCAACATGTTCCAAGGAAATCAGGCCGCTTCCCAAGTGCTGAAGATGGTCCAGAACTCCGACATCGATCAACTAGACAAGGTCCAGCAGCAACTCAAAACCGCTGCCGCAGCGAAAGACCTGGAGCAAATCCCCGTCCTACAGGCCCAACGTACGACCCTGCAAAACCGGGTCGATGGCTTCGAGCGTCAATTCAAAATTGGCTTCGGGATCGTTATGGCGATCCTGGTCGGGGCGGTCATTATTGGCGGTATCAAACGCATTGGCGCGGCGGCCAGTAAGATTGTTCCCTCGATGTGCATCATCTACATCCTGGCCTGCTTGTGGATCATTTTAAGCAACGTGACGGAGATCCCTTCGCTGGTCGCCATGATCTTCACCGAGGCTTTCAACCCTGAAGCGGTCCGCGGGGGTATTCTTGGCGTGATCGTGCTGGGTGTGCGTCGTGCCGCGTTCAGCAACGAAGCTGGCGTCGGTAGCGCCGCGATCGCCCACAGTGCTGCAAAAACTGACGAGCCTGTCCGCGAAGGATTCGTTGCCTTGCTGGAACCCTTTATCGATACGATCGTGGTCTGCTCGATGACGGCGTTGGTTATCTTGATCACCGGTGCCTGGAACGATCCGACCTTGGTTCACACCAAAGGTTTTGAAGGGGTCGAGCTCACCTCGGAAGCATTCAAAGCCCAAATCAGTTGGTTCCCCTATGTGCTGACGGTCGCGGTCGTGCTGTTTGCATTCTCGACCATTATTTCGTGGAGCTACTACGGCGAACGCTGCTGGGAACGCCTGTTCGGTGCCCGCAGTGTGATGCTCTATAAAGCGATCTTCGTGGGGGCCGTTTTCCTGGGCCCCATCTTCCCACTGAGCAACGTGCTCGATTTTTCCGACTTCATGATCCTCTCCATGGCGTTTCCTAACATCATGGGGGCCATACTGTTAGCCCCAACCGTCAAACGTGCCCTGGGCGAGTACTGGCAAAAATATAAGGCCGGCGAGTTCAAGAAATTCAAATAA
- the dusB gene encoding tRNA dihydrouridine synthase DusB produces MDTLHQFDLTGIEPTTEDLKVPPLKIGDMVIDPPILQAPMAGFTNYAFRQIVRGYGGVGLLATEMVNARGFHWLDEHEAEFPDRLWGVEDEARPLAVQIWDNQPEVMAKVGRRLVEEFKVSVVDINFGCPVKQVTEKAHSGSYLLSMPERMGQIISKLVEACAPTPVTAKIRLGCSMDCINANDIAQVVEESGAAALTVHGRVAAQFFKGEADWERISEIKSHLKKIPLIGNGDLDSAEKVYRAFRNFDVDGVMIARACLGRPWLFAQAAAAIAGKPIPPEPTLVEQRDCMLKHYDLVVERFGEGKGTLLMRKFACCYAQAKPGARHFRKHVANVSTPQEFYEVVEKHFPIEAPAPA; encoded by the coding sequence ATGGATACTCTGCATCAATTCGACCTGACCGGCATCGAGCCGACCACTGAAGACCTGAAAGTGCCGCCCCTGAAGATCGGCGATATGGTCATCGATCCGCCGATTCTGCAGGCCCCCATGGCGGGCTTTACCAATTATGCGTTCCGGCAAATCGTGCGCGGTTATGGTGGTGTTGGCTTGCTCGCGACCGAAATGGTCAATGCCCGCGGGTTTCATTGGCTGGATGAGCATGAGGCTGAATTCCCTGATCGCTTATGGGGTGTCGAAGACGAAGCCCGTCCGCTGGCCGTTCAGATCTGGGACAATCAGCCCGAGGTAATGGCCAAGGTGGGACGCCGCCTCGTCGAAGAGTTCAAGGTCAGTGTCGTCGATATCAATTTCGGCTGCCCCGTGAAGCAGGTTACCGAGAAAGCCCACAGCGGTTCGTACCTGCTGAGTATGCCCGAGCGAATGGGACAGATCATCTCGAAGCTGGTCGAGGCATGTGCTCCGACGCCGGTCACGGCGAAGATTCGCCTGGGCTGTTCGATGGATTGCATCAACGCCAACGACATCGCCCAGGTCGTTGAAGAAAGTGGTGCGGCGGCCCTGACGGTGCACGGCCGCGTGGCGGCTCAGTTCTTCAAAGGGGAAGCCGACTGGGAACGTATCTCCGAGATCAAATCGCATTTGAAGAAGATTCCGCTGATCGGCAACGGCGACCTCGATTCGGCCGAGAAGGTTTACCGGGCGTTCCGCAACTTCGATGTCGATGGCGTGATGATTGCCAGGGCCTGTTTGGGGCGTCCGTGGTTGTTCGCTCAAGCCGCCGCGGCGATTGCCGGCAAACCGATCCCGCCTGAGCCAACCTTGGTCGAGCAGCGCGATTGCATGCTCAAGCATTACGACCTGGTGGTAGAACGATTCGGCGAAGGCAAGGGAACGCTGCTGATGCGGAAGTTTGCCTGCTGTTACGCTCAAGCAAAGCCTGGTGCACGCCACTTCCGCAAGCACGTAGCGAATGTCTCGACTCCGCAGGAATTCTACGAGGTGGTCGAGAAGCATTTCCCGATCGAGGCCCCGGCACCGGCCTGA
- a CDS encoding NADH-quinone oxidoreductase subunit B, translating into MTKPWIEGRFEENVITTTIEQAINWGQQASIWPMTFGLACCAIEMMAVGASRYDIDRFGAGAFRASPRQADLMIVAGTVTYKMASRVRRLYNMMPDPKYVIAMGACTVGGGPYFKYGYHVVKGVDLVVPVDVYVPGCPPRPEALLEGLMRIQDKIRGHRINNKNGTRVEDELPVPHHSGYVQATGSENPLTQHQKHTGK; encoded by the coding sequence ATGACCAAGCCGTGGATTGAAGGCCGTTTCGAAGAGAACGTCATCACGACGACCATCGAACAGGCCATCAATTGGGGGCAGCAGGCAAGTATTTGGCCCATGACGTTTGGGCTGGCCTGTTGTGCGATCGAAATGATGGCTGTTGGGGCGAGTCGTTACGACATCGACCGCTTCGGGGCCGGAGCGTTTCGGGCCTCCCCTCGCCAAGCAGACTTGATGATTGTCGCCGGCACGGTCACCTACAAAATGGCCAGCCGAGTTCGGCGGCTTTACAACATGATGCCTGATCCGAAGTATGTCATCGCCATGGGTGCCTGCACCGTGGGTGGTGGTCCTTACTTCAAGTATGGGTATCACGTGGTCAAAGGAGTTGACCTGGTTGTTCCCGTGGACGTTTACGTTCCCGGATGTCCTCCACGGCCGGAGGCACTGTTGGAAGGGTTGATGCGAATCCAAGACAAGATCCGCGGACATCGCATCAATAATAAGAACGGCACACGCGTCGAAGACGAGTTGCCGGTTCCGCATCATTCCGGTTATGTCCAGGCGACAGGATCGGAAAACCCGCTGACCCAACATCAAAAGCATACTGGTAAATAA
- the sufB gene encoding Fe-S cluster assembly protein SufB: MATDITDTGVQSPIGEINKYDFRTTSKGVFKAKKGLNPEIVNQISDIKDEPDWMRKFRLDSLEIFNSKPMPKWGGDISLDFQDIYYYLKPTEKQGKTWDDVPAEIKETFEKLGIPEAERQYLAGVKAQFESEVVYGSLQEDLAQKGVIFTDTDTALREHPELLKEYFGTVIPPHDNKFAALNSAVWSGGSFIYVPPGVEIEFPLQTYFRINEESMGQFERTLIIVDEGAKIHYVEGCTAPMYSSESLHSAVVEVICKKGSRCRYSTIQNWANNIYNLVTKRALAYADATMEWVDGNLGSHLTMKYPAVYLMEPGARGEILSIAFAGKHQHQDTGAKLVHCAPNTSGQIISKSISKDGGRGSYRGLVRVEEGAHNTKCSVVCDALILDPESQTDTYPYIEIMEPDVAIGHEASVSRIGEEQLFYLMSRGLTEAEASTMIVNGFIEPLVKELPMEYAVELNRLIELQMEGSVG; the protein is encoded by the coding sequence ATGGCCACCGATATTACTGACACCGGCGTACAAAGCCCAATCGGTGAAATCAACAAGTACGATTTCCGCACGACCAGCAAGGGTGTCTTCAAGGCCAAGAAGGGATTGAATCCTGAGATCGTCAATCAGATCTCGGACATCAAGGACGAACCGGACTGGATGCGTAAGTTCCGTTTGGACTCGCTGGAGATCTTCAACTCCAAGCCGATGCCCAAATGGGGCGGCGACATCAGCCTCGACTTCCAAGACATCTACTACTACCTCAAGCCGACCGAGAAGCAAGGCAAGACGTGGGACGACGTGCCGGCGGAAATCAAGGAAACGTTCGAGAAACTGGGCATTCCCGAAGCCGAACGCCAATACCTGGCCGGCGTGAAAGCTCAGTTCGAGAGCGAAGTGGTGTACGGTTCGCTGCAGGAAGACCTCGCTCAAAAGGGTGTGATCTTCACCGATACGGACACCGCTCTGCGTGAACACCCTGAACTGCTGAAGGAATACTTCGGCACGGTGATTCCTCCGCACGACAACAAGTTCGCCGCGCTCAACTCGGCGGTCTGGTCTGGCGGTTCGTTTATCTACGTTCCTCCTGGCGTCGAAATCGAATTCCCTCTGCAAACCTACTTCCGTATCAACGAAGAAAGCATGGGGCAGTTCGAGCGTACGCTGATCATCGTCGACGAAGGGGCGAAGATTCACTACGTCGAAGGTTGCACCGCTCCGATGTACTCGTCGGAAAGCTTGCACTCGGCCGTGGTGGAAGTGATCTGCAAGAAGGGTTCGCGTTGCCGATACAGCACGATCCAGAACTGGGCGAACAACATCTACAACCTGGTGACCAAGCGCGCTTTGGCTTATGCCGACGCCACCATGGAATGGGTGGACGGCAACCTGGGTAGCCACCTGACGATGAAGTACCCAGCTGTTTACCTGATGGAACCAGGTGCCCGCGGCGAGATCCTTTCGATCGCGTTTGCCGGCAAGCATCAGCATCAGGACACCGGTGCCAAGCTGGTTCACTGTGCTCCGAACACTTCTGGACAGATCATTTCCAAATCGATCTCGAAGGACGGCGGTCGCGGTAGCTATCGCGGGCTGGTTCGCGTCGAGGAAGGTGCTCATAACACCAAGTGCAGCGTCGTGTGCGATGCATTGATTCTGGACCCCGAAAGCCAGACCGACACCTACCCCTACATCGAAATCATGGAACCCGATGTCGCCATCGGTCACGAAGCGAGCGTCTCGCGTATTGGTGAAGAGCAACTCTTCTACCTGATGAGCCGCGGCCTGACCGAAGCGGAAGCGAGCACGATGATCGTCAATGGTTTCATCGAGCCGCTGGTGAAGGAATTGCCGATGGAATACGCGGTCGAACTGAACCGCTTGATCGAGCTGCAAATGGAAGGTTCGGTCGGTTAG
- the sufC gene encoding Fe-S cluster assembly ATPase SufC: MTDVLKIENLHVSVEDKPILNGVNLELKRGETHALMGPNGSGKSTLGFAVMGHPKYEVTEGRILLNDVDVTEMEADERARLGLFMAFQRPIAIPGVRLADFLRHATTNVRNPERKEGEDLIPMREFRKEIKEKMNQLQMDTEFARRYVNDGFSGGEMKRAEILQLAMLQPKFAILDETDSGLDADAVRLASQSIAQIGGEEMGLLIITHHDKLLEHNPPSHAHVMLGGRIVESGGVELAHELHSNGYERIRKAYPEAAAMERAMQDEEQTV; this comes from the coding sequence ATGACCGACGTATTGAAGATTGAGAATTTACACGTTTCGGTAGAAGACAAGCCGATCCTCAATGGCGTGAACCTGGAACTGAAGCGTGGTGAAACGCATGCCCTGATGGGCCCTAACGGTTCCGGTAAAAGCACGCTCGGCTTTGCCGTCATGGGACATCCCAAGTACGAAGTGACCGAAGGTCGCATTCTGCTGAACGATGTCGACGTCACCGAGATGGAAGCGGACGAACGAGCCCGACTTGGCCTGTTCATGGCCTTCCAGCGGCCGATCGCCATCCCTGGCGTTCGCCTGGCCGACTTCCTGCGGCACGCAACGACCAACGTTCGCAATCCAGAACGTAAAGAAGGTGAAGACCTCATTCCGATGCGGGAATTCCGTAAGGAAATCAAAGAGAAGATGAACCAGCTTCAGATGGACACCGAGTTCGCTCGTCGTTACGTCAACGACGGCTTCTCAGGTGGTGAAATGAAGCGGGCCGAGATTCTTCAGCTGGCTATGCTGCAGCCGAAATTCGCCATTCTGGACGAAACCGACAGCGGTCTGGACGCCGATGCGGTGCGTCTGGCCAGCCAGAGTATCGCTCAGATCGGTGGCGAAGAGATGGGCCTTCTGATCATTACCCACCACGACAAGCTGCTCGAGCACAACCCACCTTCGCACGCTCACGTGATGCTGGGTGGGCGGATCGTCGAAAGCGGCGGCGTCGAGCTGGCTCACGAACTGCATTCCAATGGTTACGAACGCATTCGCAAGGCATATCCGGAAGCGGCTGCCATGGAACGTGCGATGCAAGACGAAGAGCAAACGGTTTAG
- a CDS encoding helix-turn-helix transcriptional regulator, protein MSTNSAQNDTRWANEVFPTDLVVLDLLRRTPSLTTAEMAVAMEVTATAVRQRLNRLMGQGYVERISSKAGRGRPTHKYRLTTKGERKTGANYADLALALWDEIRSIEDPEVKQGLISRIAKRLVEMYASQIHGEDAHERIHDLMALFIGRQIPLEYEEDTEGKPVLNVLACPYPDLAEQDRAVCALEKAMFAELVGQNMKLSHCRLDGEGCCTYELTQIGPETESV, encoded by the coding sequence ATGAGCACCAATTCCGCGCAAAATGACACACGATGGGCCAACGAGGTCTTCCCGACCGACTTGGTCGTGCTCGATCTATTGCGTCGGACTCCTTCCCTAACCACAGCCGAAATGGCCGTGGCTATGGAAGTGACCGCCACCGCCGTGCGGCAGCGTCTGAATCGCTTGATGGGGCAAGGCTATGTCGAGCGAATCTCGTCGAAAGCCGGCCGTGGTCGACCGACCCACAAGTATCGCTTGACCACCAAGGGTGAACGAAAGACCGGGGCGAACTATGCCGACCTGGCTTTGGCCCTGTGGGACGAGATTCGGTCCATTGAAGATCCCGAGGTGAAGCAAGGGCTCATTTCTCGGATCGCCAAGCGGCTGGTCGAGATGTACGCCAGCCAGATTCACGGCGAAGACGCCCACGAGCGGATTCACGACCTGATGGCCCTGTTCATCGGTCGTCAGATTCCGTTGGAATACGAAGAAGACACTGAGGGTAAGCCGGTGCTCAACGTGCTGGCTTGTCCTTATCCGGATTTGGCCGAGCAGGATCGAGCGGTGTGTGCCCTCGAGAAAGCGATGTTTGCCGAATTGGTCGGACAAAACATGAAGTTGAGCCATTGTCGGCTCGATGGCGAAGGCTGTTGCACTTACGAGCTGACCCAAATCGGCCCGGAAACGGAAAGCGTGTAA
- the sufD gene encoding Fe-S cluster assembly protein SufD produces MSVAAATTVENWNAEAFNDYVKQLNEPQWLVDLRQEAFESFEQKDWPTRKEEEWMRTDIRGFSLKKFNPPSFATQVDPSTLPTGLLAQGVDIGGQVISLNGKTAVSTISDELKAKGVIFGDFRTVLAEHGDLVKKYLFQGEFDPHFDKFSALHAAYFSGGAFLYVPRNVQVEQPLHVLNLVGDNGVDLAHTLIVLEEGAQATVLTESASLDDDQPGFHCGAIEVIVGDRANLRFVNLQNWGEKVWHFAQQKGCVGQDGNLFWTLGALGSRLSKVNQHVALDKPGAHCEVNGVLFTENKQHLSYHTQQYHRAPNCTSNFLYKAALQDQSRTVWRGMIKVAPGAQKTDGYQRIDNLLLTEHSRADSIPGLEIEADDVRCTHGATTGKVDEEQIFYAMARGYTRKEAMRMIVTGFFQQVFDRITLESVREALGHAIARRVREYD; encoded by the coding sequence ATGAGCGTGGCAGCCGCAACCACCGTCGAAAATTGGAATGCCGAAGCATTCAACGATTACGTCAAACAACTGAACGAGCCCCAGTGGCTGGTCGATCTTCGCCAGGAAGCCTTCGAAAGCTTTGAGCAGAAGGACTGGCCGACCCGCAAGGAAGAAGAGTGGATGCGAACCGACATCCGCGGCTTCAGCCTGAAGAAGTTCAATCCGCCTAGCTTCGCTACCCAGGTCGATCCGTCGACCCTCCCGACCGGTCTCTTGGCCCAAGGTGTTGACATCGGCGGCCAGGTGATCTCCCTGAACGGTAAGACCGCCGTCAGTACCATCAGCGACGAACTGAAAGCCAAAGGCGTCATCTTCGGCGACTTCCGTACCGTTCTGGCCGAGCATGGCGACCTGGTGAAGAAGTATCTCTTCCAAGGCGAGTTCGACCCACACTTCGACAAGTTCAGTGCCCTGCATGCCGCCTACTTCAGTGGCGGTGCGTTTCTGTACGTTCCCCGTAACGTTCAGGTCGAGCAACCGCTGCACGTGTTGAACCTGGTTGGAGACAACGGTGTCGACCTGGCTCATACGTTGATCGTGCTGGAAGAAGGTGCCCAGGCAACCGTGCTGACCGAATCGGCCAGCCTGGACGACGACCAGCCTGGCTTCCACTGCGGTGCGATTGAAGTGATCGTTGGCGATCGAGCCAACCTGCGCTTCGTGAACCTGCAGAACTGGGGCGAAAAGGTGTGGCACTTCGCTCAGCAGAAAGGTTGCGTCGGCCAAGACGGTAACCTGTTCTGGACGCTGGGTGCACTGGGTAGCCGCCTGTCGAAAGTGAATCAGCACGTTGCCCTTGATAAGCCAGGTGCCCACTGCGAAGTGAACGGCGTGCTCTTCACCGAGAACAAGCAGCACCTTTCCTATCACACGCAGCAGTACCATCGTGCCCCGAACTGCACGAGTAACTTCCTGTACAAAGCGGCCCTGCAAGATCAGTCACGAACCGTATGGCGCGGGATGATCAAGGTTGCTCCCGGTGCTCAGAAGACCGACGGCTATCAGCGTATCGACAACCTACTGCTGACCGAACATAGCCGTGCCGACTCGATCCCTGGCTTGGAAATCGAAGCGGACGACGTTCGCTGCACCCACGGGGCCACCACCGGCAAGGTAGACGAAGAGCAGATCTTCTACGCCATGGCTCGCGGTTATACCCGCAAAGAAGCGATGCGTATGATCGTGACCGGCTTCTTCCAACAGGTATTCGACCGCATTACGCTCGAATCGGTACGTGAAGCCCTAGGGCACGCGATCGCGCGCCGTGTTCGCGAATACGATTAA
- the queG gene encoding tRNA epoxyqueuosine(34) reductase QueG, with product MPTSPTDLTSLIRDEAHQLGFSAIGICPAVTPTGLHRFHDWLDAGYAGQMQYLEDRRDAYAHPKHVLEGVQSIVMLALNYKSQPIPPLAPGQGRVSRYAFGELDYHDWIHARLKLLKKAIAQWEPEASVRGVVDTAPLLEREFAQLAGLGWIGKNTMLLNKQLGSLFFLAAILIDRELDYDEPHSASHCGTCTACLSACPTDAFPKPGVLDATRCISYLTIELRDEIPVELRNDMHDWVFGCDVCQDVCPWNNKSPASSHAAFFPASERAPLDLRTLYTMTDDDFRDHFRKTPLWRTKRRGILRNAAIVLGNQPHTDNLPALSRGLSDAEWLVRGASAWALGKHHFPEALQQLSQRQPVEENEHVQREINQALANQPSN from the coding sequence GTGCCCACTTCCCCGACAGATCTGACTTCTTTGATCCGTGACGAGGCCCACCAGTTGGGCTTCTCGGCGATTGGCATTTGCCCGGCAGTTACCCCCACCGGATTGCATCGCTTTCACGACTGGCTCGACGCCGGCTACGCAGGCCAAATGCAGTACCTGGAAGACCGCCGCGACGCCTACGCCCACCCCAAACACGTGCTGGAAGGGGTACAGAGCATCGTCATGCTGGCCCTCAATTACAAAAGCCAGCCCATTCCGCCGCTGGCCCCAGGGCAGGGGAGGGTGTCGCGGTATGCATTCGGCGAGCTCGACTACCACGACTGGATCCATGCTCGGCTCAAACTGTTAAAGAAGGCGATCGCCCAGTGGGAGCCTGAGGCCAGCGTTCGCGGCGTGGTCGATACGGCTCCTCTTCTAGAGCGGGAATTCGCCCAGCTGGCCGGCCTCGGCTGGATTGGCAAGAACACGATGCTGCTCAACAAGCAACTCGGCAGCCTGTTCTTTCTCGCCGCGATATTGATCGACCGAGAACTGGATTACGACGAACCTCACAGCGCCAGCCACTGTGGGACATGCACGGCGTGCCTGAGTGCCTGCCCGACCGACGCGTTTCCCAAGCCTGGCGTGCTCGATGCGACGCGATGCATCTCGTACCTGACAATTGAGCTGCGCGACGAAATCCCTGTCGAGCTTCGCAACGACATGCACGACTGGGTCTTCGGATGCGATGTTTGCCAGGATGTTTGCCCATGGAACAACAAGTCGCCCGCCTCGTCGCACGCGGCCTTCTTTCCAGCCAGCGAACGGGCACCACTCGATCTCCGCACACTGTACACGATGACCGACGACGACTTTCGCGATCACTTCCGAAAGACGCCGCTCTGGCGAACGAAGCGCCGCGGCATCCTGCGCAACGCGGCGATCGTGCTAGGCAATCAGCCCCATACCGACAATCTGCCAGCACTCTCACGCGGACTAAGCGACGCAGAGTGGCTCGTCCGCGGGGCCTCGGCCTGGGCGTTGGGCAAGCACCATTTCCCGGAAGCGTTGCAGCAGTTATCGCAGCGGCAGCCGGTTGAAGAGAACGAACACGTTCAGCGCGAAATCAACCAGGCATTGGCTAACCAGCCGAGCAATTGA